A region from the Sphingomonas sp. S2-65 genome encodes:
- a CDS encoding phage tail tube protein yields the protein MAGNSEAISGLGLILRMKATPAATDFTEIGEVFEFTPPEQMDDEIEVSHFRSPDGYKEFIGGMTDPGECTFGLNYIPGGPTEDLIMEAKAGKRPVPFEVEWPNGAVWAFSNLIRGFNPTAPLNDRLTATITGRVSGSIVREAAPAGGAAAMVAADDQED from the coding sequence ATGGCTGGCAACAGCGAAGCAATTTCCGGCCTCGGCCTCATCTTGCGGATGAAGGCCACCCCAGCGGCAACGGACTTCACAGAGATTGGTGAAGTGTTCGAGTTCACGCCGCCCGAGCAGATGGATGACGAGATCGAAGTGTCTCACTTCCGTTCGCCCGATGGGTACAAGGAATTCATCGGCGGCATGACCGATCCCGGTGAATGCACCTTCGGTCTCAACTACATCCCGGGTGGGCCGACGGAAGATCTGATCATGGAGGCCAAGGCTGGCAAGCGCCCCGTGCCGTTCGAGGTCGAATGGCCCAATGGCGCCGTCTGGGCCTTCAGCAACCTGATCCGCGGCTTTAATCCCACTGCGCCGCTGAACGATCGCCTCACGGCGACGATCACTGGCCGTGTCAGCGGTTCGATTGTTCGCGAAGCGGCGCCCGCTGGCGGTGCTGCTGCGATGGTCGCTGCTGACGATCAGGAAGACTGA
- a CDS encoding terminase large subunit translates to MGLPIAQPVWTTACPDWEKRIVERRSLVPFAPLFPNEAAAALDVFKSLRMVDVAGQPTFGEACEPFVFDLVEAIFGAYDANCGHRLIEEFLLLISKKNGKSTIAAGIMLTALIRNWRHGASLSILAPTQKVAGNSFGPAAAMVRADPTLRVILHVIDNQRLIRHRKTGAELQVIAADTGTVGGSKAGFVLVDELWLFGKKANAEGMLEEATGGLASRPEGFVIYLTTHSDEPPRGVFKDKLDYFRGVRDGTIDDPRSFGMLYEWPEQMREDEAYLDPANFYVTNPNMGRSQSVSFIQRKLRQVKEGRGEDGDTSEQIVLAKYLNVEIGTRLSRDRWTGAEFWDAAADPSLKTVEDLIRRSEVIVAGIDGGGLDDLLGLCLIGREKGSKRWLVWSQAWAWSIVWKRRADIATTLDELIEERSLIRCEMPEVAAVDLDADDDQELTEDVRGVADILTKVQDAGLFPDEGAIGLDPVGVSSIVDELAERGFGEDQLRSISQGYKLSAAIKGSARKLAARTMRHAGTKLMQWCVGNAKMEPRGTSAVAIVKRSPSAKIDPFAAMLNAVMLMTESPEAAGGFVYEERGMVVL, encoded by the coding sequence ATGGGGTTGCCGATCGCACAGCCAGTCTGGACCACGGCGTGTCCAGACTGGGAGAAACGGATCGTTGAGCGGCGCTCGCTGGTGCCGTTTGCTCCGCTGTTCCCCAACGAAGCAGCCGCAGCGCTCGACGTGTTCAAGTCGCTTCGCATGGTGGACGTTGCTGGTCAGCCGACGTTCGGCGAAGCCTGCGAGCCATTCGTGTTCGATCTCGTTGAGGCGATCTTCGGGGCGTATGATGCGAATTGCGGGCATCGGCTAATTGAGGAGTTCCTCCTCCTCATCAGTAAGAAGAACGGCAAGTCGACCATAGCAGCTGGCATCATGCTGACGGCGCTGATCCGCAACTGGCGGCATGGCGCATCACTCAGCATCTTGGCGCCGACGCAGAAGGTGGCCGGGAACAGCTTCGGACCTGCCGCCGCAATGGTGCGCGCTGATCCGACGCTTCGCGTGATCCTGCACGTGATCGATAATCAGCGTCTGATCAGGCATCGCAAGACCGGCGCCGAGTTGCAGGTGATCGCGGCAGATACCGGCACTGTCGGTGGCAGCAAGGCCGGGTTCGTCCTTGTCGACGAACTGTGGCTGTTCGGAAAGAAGGCGAATGCCGAGGGCATGCTGGAAGAGGCGACAGGCGGTCTGGCCTCACGGCCGGAAGGCTTCGTCATCTACCTGACGACGCACAGCGACGAACCGCCACGGGGCGTGTTCAAGGACAAGCTCGACTATTTTCGCGGCGTGCGAGACGGCACGATCGACGATCCGCGCAGCTTCGGCATGCTGTACGAATGGCCCGAGCAGATGCGCGAGGACGAGGCATATCTCGACCCGGCCAACTTCTACGTGACCAACCCCAACATGGGGCGGTCGCAATCCGTGTCCTTCATCCAACGCAAGCTTAGGCAGGTGAAGGAAGGGCGTGGCGAGGACGGCGACACGTCCGAGCAGATCGTCCTGGCGAAGTATCTTAACGTCGAGATCGGCACGCGGCTGTCGCGCGATCGGTGGACTGGCGCTGAGTTCTGGGACGCTGCCGCCGACCCGTCCTTGAAGACTGTCGAGGATCTAATCCGGCGTTCGGAAGTGATCGTTGCCGGGATCGACGGGGGCGGCCTGGACGATCTTCTAGGCCTCTGCCTGATCGGTCGAGAGAAGGGTTCGAAGCGGTGGCTAGTCTGGTCCCAAGCCTGGGCATGGTCGATTGTGTGGAAGCGACGGGCCGACATCGCCACGACGCTGGACGAGCTGATCGAAGAGAGATCGTTGATCCGGTGCGAAATGCCGGAAGTTGCTGCCGTCGATCTCGATGCTGACGACGATCAGGAGTTGACGGAAGACGTTCGCGGTGTCGCCGACATTCTGACGAAGGTGCAGGACGCTGGCCTGTTCCCCGATGAAGGTGCCATCGGGCTGGACCCGGTCGGCGTCTCAAGCATCGTGGACGAACTCGCGGAGCGCGGGTTTGGTGAGGATCAGCTGCGGTCCATCTCCCAGGGTTACAAGCTCAGCGCGGCAATCAAGGGGTCGGCCCGCAAGTTGGCTGCCCGCACTATGCGGCACGCGGGCACGAAGCTGATGCAGTGGTGCGTCGGCAACGCGAAGATGGAGCCGCGGGGCACCAGCGCCGTCGCAATCGTGAAGAGATCGCCTAGCGCGAAGATCGATCCGTTCGCGGCCATGCTGAACGCCGTCATGCTGATGACGGAAAGTCCCGAGGCCGCAGGCGGCTTCGTCTATGAGGAACGCGGAATGGTGGTGCTGTGA
- a CDS encoding head-tail connector protein encodes MTIRAAAPLDAATALPDALVLQQLKLDSLDATAEALRLTALQFVEKRSRVSLQRRAWVATLDAFGDGVITLPREPVSEVTRVTYVDQLGGPRDAAGLWRLIDDRLAPAVSGWWPTTSRGAGVVKIEFVAGYVDLAVGAPTLRTAALLLIQHLYDGGNLDEVPKSFMMLCDIDRVPVAG; translated from the coding sequence ATGACTATCCGAGCGGCCGCCCCGCTCGACGCCGCAACGGCGCTGCCCGACGCGCTTGTTCTCCAGCAACTCAAGCTCGACAGCCTGGACGCGACGGCGGAAGCGCTCCGCCTCACCGCCCTCCAGTTCGTGGAGAAAAGAAGCCGGGTCTCTCTCCAGCGCCGCGCATGGGTCGCTACCCTCGACGCCTTCGGGGATGGCGTGATCACACTTCCGCGCGAGCCTGTCAGCGAAGTCACCCGCGTGACCTATGTCGACCAGTTGGGCGGCCCTCGCGATGCCGCAGGGCTTTGGCGCCTGATTGATGATCGCCTCGCTCCGGCAGTTTCGGGCTGGTGGCCAACGACCTCGCGGGGCGCGGGTGTGGTCAAGATCGAGTTCGTCGCCGGCTATGTTGACTTAGCCGTCGGCGCGCCGACCCTGCGCACCGCTGCGCTCTTGCTGATCCAGCACCTCTATGACGGCGGGAACCTGGATGAGGTGCCGAAAAGCTTTATGATGCTCTGCGACATCGATCGCGTGCCGGTGGCAGGCTGA
- a CDS encoding HNH endonuclease gives MGRLKGLVPRLKPLRSKHAPAPLTRQERDQVRDEQPWRKWYKTAAWQKLRMAVLLRDLFTCQRCGKIEADTSQLVADHKRPHRGVEALFWDILNLWTLCKPCHDGWKQREEKRDRW, from the coding sequence TTGGGCAGGCTCAAAGGGCTGGTGCCCAGGCTGAAGCCGCTTCGGTCGAAGCATGCGCCCGCGCCACTCACGCGGCAGGAGCGCGATCAGGTTCGGGACGAACAGCCATGGCGGAAGTGGTACAAGACTGCCGCGTGGCAGAAGCTGCGAATGGCCGTGCTGTTGCGCGACCTGTTCACCTGTCAGCGCTGCGGCAAGATCGAAGCGGACACGTCGCAACTGGTGGCCGACCACAAGCGCCCGCATCGTGGTGTCGAGGCGCTGTTCTGGGACATCCTCAACCTCTGGACGCTCTGCAAGCCGTGCCACGATGGCTGGAAGCAACGCGAAGAGAAGCGGGACCGCTGGTGA
- a CDS encoding phage major capsid protein yields MINIAVLKTEARAVAKRQQDRLNTAITENRDLTAEEEAADQADAATLARLTASIQRAETAMAAASAIGADPTSPPPATGPPAATVPAQARPPLDNGGFANLAEFAAAVRFANPQAGQNFRRDDRLAAPANVHMEQGDAAGSYLVPAEFRQQIVNLVFDDGNDPIMDLISPDPTSSNRVIGLGDETTPWGSSGIRAAWRSEGEQMQPSRMELTPRETKLGELYAFVLATEELLEDAPRVSTLLTTHAAAAIRWKAADAFMYGDGIEKPLGWLNSGATIMVQKEAGQAAASIVRQNIAKMFARMIMPTQASWLLNSDVLPSLMEIKTDAGVPLWYPNYQASPGGTLLGRPVIFNEHSRSIGQAGDMQFVNPNGYEAFRKQNGVSFADSIHLYFDYNIRAFRWVFRIGGQPVLSKPVVPANGTTTKSHFVALAERA; encoded by the coding sequence ATGATCAATATCGCAGTGTTGAAGACGGAGGCGCGTGCGGTCGCAAAGCGACAGCAGGATCGCCTCAACACGGCCATCACCGAAAACCGCGACCTCACTGCCGAGGAAGAGGCCGCCGATCAGGCGGATGCCGCCACTCTTGCGCGCCTTACCGCGTCGATCCAGCGGGCGGAAACGGCAATGGCCGCCGCATCCGCTATCGGCGCCGATCCGACCTCGCCCCCGCCTGCGACTGGTCCGCCTGCCGCGACCGTGCCGGCGCAAGCCCGTCCGCCTCTCGACAACGGCGGGTTCGCCAACTTGGCCGAGTTCGCCGCCGCCGTTCGCTTTGCCAACCCGCAGGCCGGCCAGAACTTCCGCCGTGATGACCGCCTCGCCGCCCCCGCCAACGTGCATATGGAGCAGGGCGACGCGGCCGGCAGCTACCTGGTGCCTGCCGAGTTCCGGCAGCAGATCGTCAATCTCGTCTTCGACGACGGCAACGATCCGATCATGGATCTGATCTCGCCCGACCCGACTTCGTCGAACCGCGTGATCGGCCTGGGTGACGAGACGACGCCTTGGGGATCGAGCGGTATCCGTGCCGCATGGCGCTCGGAAGGCGAGCAGATGCAGCCGAGCCGCATGGAGCTGACGCCGCGCGAGACCAAGCTCGGTGAACTATACGCCTTCGTCCTCGCGACCGAAGAGCTGCTGGAGGATGCGCCGCGCGTTTCCACCCTGCTCACTACCCATGCCGCAGCGGCGATCCGCTGGAAGGCCGCCGACGCCTTCATGTACGGTGACGGCATCGAAAAGCCGCTGGGCTGGCTCAACTCTGGCGCGACCATCATGGTGCAGAAGGAAGCCGGCCAGGCTGCAGCGTCGATCGTGCGGCAGAATATCGCCAAGATGTTCGCCCGCATGATCATGCCGACGCAGGCCAGCTGGTTGCTCAACAGCGACGTGCTGCCCTCGCTGATGGAGATCAAGACCGATGCGGGCGTGCCGCTCTGGTATCCGAACTATCAGGCCTCACCGGGTGGCACGCTGCTCGGCCGCCCCGTAATCTTTAACGAGCATTCCCGCTCGATCGGCCAGGCCGGCGACATGCAGTTCGTCAATCCGAACGGCTATGAGGCGTTCCGGAAGCAGAACGGCGTTAGCTTCGCCGACTCGATCCACCTCTACTTCGACTACAACATCCGCGCCTTCCGCTGGGTGTTCCGGATCGGCGGCCAGCCTGTCCTGTCGAAGCCGGTCGTGCCCGCCAATGGCACCACGACCAAGTCCCACTTCGTCGCACTCGCTGAGCGCGCCTGA
- a CDS encoding DUF3168 domain-containing protein, whose amino-acid sequence MEEDFRAALLAWTGLAAIVGDRVDWGLRNGVPAVRLQVAGKSPFYTFSGRDGLTPYIVQADCFGRDFGEAKLVARQVEAGAASLARPTFQGSFIVGERDDEDTDGADQVLHRTSLDIRILHRA is encoded by the coding sequence ATGGAAGAAGATTTTCGCGCGGCGCTGCTGGCCTGGACCGGGTTGGCGGCGATCGTCGGCGATCGCGTCGACTGGGGGCTGCGCAACGGCGTGCCGGCGGTGCGGCTGCAGGTCGCCGGCAAGTCGCCGTTCTACACGTTCTCCGGTCGCGACGGCCTGACGCCGTACATCGTCCAGGCCGACTGCTTTGGGCGCGACTTCGGCGAAGCGAAGCTGGTGGCGCGGCAGGTCGAAGCTGGCGCGGCCTCTCTCGCGCGCCCGACCTTCCAAGGAAGCTTCATCGTCGGCGAGCGCGACGATGAAGACACCGATGGGGCCGATCAGGTCCTTCATCGCACCTCGCTCGACATTCGCATCCTGCATCGAGCTTAA
- a CDS encoding phage tail tape measure protein: MSGNAVIGALRGVLVLDTGDWTPAVNRARGDLSGLRTVFEQLSRTLDDVSAKARGMGTALTVGVTAPLAALAVTSNRSASGFEASMKRVEAALKGVSGRELKTLSDQAKTLGPAVGKGATEAADGIEALGLAGVSTADIMGGALKASLDLAAAGAAEVPSAVSLVTDVMGQFKATAGELPTVVNDVVGALDASKFGFLDFQGAVAQGGGVAASAGLSFRDFATAIAATSTQFSSGSDAGTSFKTYIQSLVPVSKEAEFAMKKLGIEFFDMRTGRMKPLAEQAEVLRKAFAGLSDKSKTDALKTIFGSDAARTAIGLMEKGRQGIADLQQEIAGGDVGGKIAKRLEGEAAATTRMANAFESVKIAIGEAGLTAMITSVKNSFASFMEGIANANPALLRVGVVIGAIAAALGPLAVAFGALAAFLIAKVARGFGAIGWAISLVLEPISTLGAALAQLVARVGLGEALAMLSRSFLGIVGPIGWAVAGVILFKDSIIAALGQVWKYAQENLGPPLTALFQQLGTVASQVANGPMGAAFGFIVTAIKGVVDVAGTFIGAMVQMFGVALVQALQLGVRAISGFVDVVSNIVGIVTALLTGDFAGAWGSAGAAVDAACQTIIDIVTMVFPQLVIPIQVAYEAAKSFLVDGFTWIMNAFTGVVASGVNWVAGAFPNVVSAAKGVYDGVKGWLVDKFGGLMTWIGNAAKWIGDKYAALKQRLGLGGSGEADASPLPAAPKSGAPIAPPVSGTRNVDFTAPKKERASRKGRGRDTKYDGDNREQLRVQAELEAARARGDKEAERRIQDQLALSKQVEAYQRTGLTLDQARVAAQRDMHAIQAARSEAIAKEVADERAAVAIEVARIGNDRALEATLERQAELKRRVATYYEQTKNLAEATRLAEADQAAVDAARADVRRRWFADDAQDRALRLAQERGDSEERLRQLQREIDIRERARRLQDEGMSAPAAFAQAASEAGESERARITGLWRSTLKDGLRSALDGNIGDWVKNWWKDKVAKGMEDALNSLADLIANLFSKAGNGGGSGSGGGILSSIGKALGGLFGKSKGAGDWTSGVTGGPIDVDIPGFRTGGSFKVGGMSGVDANLVQFRASKGEIVDIRRPGNDNRSEGRSLVVNMSGVMTVEDFWARIQALDAQAAAGGAAMARSQSARAAGRRLGRP; the protein is encoded by the coding sequence ATGAGCGGGAACGCAGTGATCGGCGCGCTTCGCGGCGTGCTGGTGCTCGATACGGGCGATTGGACGCCTGCGGTCAATCGCGCTCGTGGTGACCTCAGCGGCCTGCGCACCGTGTTCGAGCAGCTGAGCCGCACGCTCGATGATGTTTCGGCCAAGGCGCGCGGCATGGGCACTGCGCTGACGGTCGGGGTGACGGCGCCGCTCGCTGCGCTTGCCGTCACCTCGAATCGCAGTGCCAGCGGGTTCGAAGCTTCCATGAAACGCGTGGAGGCCGCGCTGAAGGGCGTGAGCGGTCGCGAGCTGAAGACGCTATCCGATCAGGCCAAGACGCTCGGCCCGGCAGTCGGCAAGGGCGCGACCGAGGCGGCGGACGGAATAGAGGCGCTTGGGCTTGCCGGCGTGTCGACCGCCGACATCATGGGCGGGGCGCTGAAGGCGTCGCTCGACCTGGCAGCTGCCGGCGCTGCCGAAGTGCCTTCGGCCGTTTCGCTGGTCACCGACGTGATGGGACAGTTCAAGGCGACTGCTGGCGAGCTGCCGACGGTCGTCAACGATGTGGTCGGCGCTCTGGATGCGTCCAAGTTCGGGTTCCTAGATTTTCAGGGTGCGGTGGCGCAGGGCGGCGGCGTCGCAGCCTCGGCAGGGCTGAGCTTCCGCGACTTCGCCACGGCCATTGCCGCGACCAGCACCCAGTTCAGCAGCGGCTCCGACGCGGGCACGTCCTTCAAGACTTACATCCAGTCGCTGGTGCCGGTGTCCAAGGAAGCCGAGTTCGCGATGAAGAAACTCGGCATCGAGTTCTTCGACATGCGCACGGGTCGCATGAAACCTCTCGCCGAACAGGCCGAGGTGCTGCGCAAGGCGTTCGCCGGGCTCTCGGACAAGTCGAAGACCGACGCGCTCAAGACGATCTTCGGCTCCGACGCGGCGCGCACCGCAATCGGCCTGATGGAAAAAGGCCGGCAGGGAATTGCCGATCTTCAGCAGGAGATTGCCGGCGGTGATGTCGGCGGCAAGATCGCCAAGCGCCTTGAGGGCGAAGCGGCAGCGACGACGCGCATGGCGAATGCCTTCGAGAGCGTGAAGATCGCTATCGGTGAGGCCGGCCTCACCGCCATGATCACCTCGGTGAAGAACTCTTTCGCGTCGTTCATGGAAGGGATCGCGAATGCCAATCCGGCATTACTGCGGGTCGGCGTCGTCATCGGCGCGATTGCGGCCGCCCTCGGGCCACTTGCCGTCGCCTTCGGCGCGCTGGCGGCATTCCTGATCGCGAAGGTGGCGCGCGGCTTCGGCGCTATCGGCTGGGCCATCAGCCTGGTGCTGGAGCCTATCAGCACGCTGGGCGCAGCGCTCGCGCAGTTGGTGGCGCGCGTAGGTCTAGGCGAGGCGCTGGCGATGCTCTCGCGGTCCTTCCTCGGCATCGTCGGCCCGATCGGTTGGGCGGTCGCCGGTGTCATCCTGTTCAAAGACAGCATCATCGCTGCGCTCGGGCAGGTGTGGAAGTACGCGCAGGAGAACCTTGGACCGCCACTCACGGCCCTGTTTCAGCAGCTGGGCACCGTCGCGTCGCAGGTTGCGAACGGCCCCATGGGCGCGGCATTCGGCTTCATCGTCACGGCGATCAAGGGCGTCGTGGATGTCGCCGGCACCTTCATCGGTGCGATGGTGCAGATGTTCGGCGTTGCCTTGGTGCAGGCGCTCCAGTTGGGCGTGCGCGCGATCTCTGGCTTCGTGGATGTCGTGAGCAACATCGTCGGTATCGTTACCGCACTGCTCACCGGCGACTTCGCTGGTGCATGGGGCTCCGCAGGGGCTGCCGTGGACGCCGCGTGCCAGACCATCATCGACATTGTGACGATGGTCTTTCCGCAACTCGTGATCCCCATCCAGGTGGCTTACGAAGCGGCCAAGTCCTTCCTCGTCGACGGGTTCACCTGGATCATGAATGCCTTCACCGGTGTGGTGGCGAGCGGCGTGAACTGGGTGGCTGGCGCCTTCCCCAACGTGGTGTCCGCCGCCAAGGGCGTGTACGATGGTGTGAAGGGTTGGCTGGTCGACAAGTTCGGCGGCCTGATGACGTGGATCGGCAATGCCGCGAAGTGGATCGGCGACAAGTATGCGGCGCTGAAGCAGCGCCTAGGCCTGGGCGGCAGCGGTGAGGCTGATGCGTCGCCGCTACCCGCCGCACCAAAGTCGGGAGCTCCCATTGCCCCACCCGTGTCCGGCACGCGCAACGTTGACTTCACGGCGCCCAAGAAGGAACGCGCTAGCCGGAAGGGCCGGGGTCGCGACACCAAGTATGATGGTGACAACCGCGAGCAGCTGCGCGTCCAGGCCGAGCTTGAGGCCGCGCGTGCTCGTGGCGACAAGGAAGCCGAGCGCCGCATTCAGGACCAGCTCGCGCTGTCGAAGCAGGTCGAAGCTTATCAGCGTACCGGGCTGACGCTGGATCAGGCACGCGTCGCTGCCCAGCGCGACATGCATGCGATCCAGGCTGCCCGCTCCGAAGCGATCGCGAAGGAAGTTGCCGACGAGCGTGCGGCGGTGGCGATCGAGGTTGCGCGCATCGGTAACGATCGTGCGCTCGAAGCGACTCTGGAGCGCCAGGCCGAGCTGAAGCGCCGTGTCGCGACCTACTACGAGCAGACCAAAAACCTTGCCGAGGCCACCCGCCTTGCCGAAGCCGATCAGGCCGCGGTCGATGCGGCTCGCGCGGATGTGCGGCGGCGGTGGTTCGCCGACGACGCGCAGGATCGTGCGCTGCGGCTCGCGCAGGAGCGCGGTGACAGTGAAGAGCGGCTTCGCCAGCTGCAACGCGAGATCGACATCCGCGAGCGGGCGCGTCGGCTCCAGGACGAAGGCATGTCGGCGCCCGCGGCGTTCGCGCAGGCGGCATCGGAAGCTGGCGAAAGTGAGAGGGCGAGGATCACCGGGCTGTGGCGCAGCACCCTCAAGGACGGCCTCCGCTCCGCCCTGGATGGCAACATCGGCGACTGGGTAAAAAACTGGTGGAAGGATAAGGTCGCGAAGGGAATGGAGGACGCCTTAAATAGTTTGGCCGACCTGATCGCCAATCTGTTCTCTAAAGCCGGGAACGGTGGTGGTTCGGGCAGCGGCGGGGGCATCCTCTCCTCTATCGGCAAGGCGCTGGGCGGTCTGTTCGGCAAGTCGAAGGGTGCGGGCGACTGGACCTCGGGCGTGACGGGCGGACCAATCGATGTCGACATCCCCGGCTTTCGCACCGGTGGCAGCTTCAAGGTCGGTGGTATGTCGGGCGTGGATGCGAACCTGGTCCAGTTCCGCGCCAGCAAGGGTGAGATCGTCGACATCCGGCGTCCCGGTAACGACAACCGGAGCGAGGGTCGCAGCCTAGTCGTCAACATGAGCGGCGTGATGACGGTCGAGGACTTCTGGGCGCGCATCCAGGCTTTGGACGCGCAGGCCGCTGCAGGAGGTGCCGCAATGGCCCGCAGCCAGTCTGCGCGTGCCGCTGGGCGGCGGCTGGGTCGCCCATGA
- a CDS encoding S49 family peptidase, translating to MERALVASALWAMHPAFLDAMLKSGSIEAMMPESLRHLATAMSGGQPQQAKQADPIREGATVIMPITGTLAPRGLYGSTYYDTIADRIRDFAADAKVGAIILAIRSPGGYVWGCAEAGDAIFEARQAKPVVAVADPYCFSAAYWLATQCSAFHCTTSGEVGSVGVRSGHTDMSGFESKIGMKTTLIASSPDKIAGHPYAPLSDEDRAEIQAGVDDANVQFAAAIARGRGIKPGDVAGIHGTGKTFSSRQALANGAIDGISTLREVVAQYNNSRARLSLMRRQAAAVESALSI from the coding sequence ATGGAGCGCGCTCTTGTGGCATCCGCCCTGTGGGCGATGCACCCTGCCTTCCTCGACGCGATGCTGAAAAGTGGGTCGATCGAGGCGATGATGCCGGAAAGTCTGCGCCATCTCGCCACGGCCATGAGTGGCGGACAGCCGCAGCAGGCAAAGCAAGCCGATCCGATCCGGGAAGGTGCGACGGTGATCATGCCCATCACCGGGACGCTTGCACCTCGCGGCCTGTACGGCTCAACCTACTATGACACGATCGCCGACAGGATCAGGGATTTCGCCGCCGACGCCAAGGTTGGCGCGATCATCCTGGCGATCCGCAGCCCAGGCGGCTACGTCTGGGGCTGCGCCGAAGCCGGAGACGCGATCTTCGAAGCCCGGCAAGCTAAGCCGGTTGTCGCGGTCGCTGATCCCTATTGCTTCTCGGCGGCCTACTGGCTCGCAACTCAGTGCAGCGCCTTCCACTGCACAACCAGTGGCGAGGTCGGCTCGGTCGGCGTTCGCTCGGGTCACACCGATATGTCGGGGTTCGAGAGCAAGATCGGCATGAAGACTACGCTGATCGCTTCCTCGCCCGACAAGATCGCTGGCCATCCCTACGCTCCGCTCTCGGATGAAGATCGGGCGGAGATCCAGGCCGGTGTCGATGATGCCAATGTGCAGTTCGCGGCGGCCATCGCGCGCGGGCGCGGGATCAAGCCCGGCGATGTCGCCGGCATCCATGGCACGGGCAAGACCTTCTCTTCCCGCCAAGCCCTTGCGAACGGCGCGATCGACGGGATCAGCACGCTGCGCGAGGTCGTGGCTCAGTACAACAATAGCCGCGCCCGGCTGTCGCTGATGCGACGGCAGGCAGCGGCGGTGGAGAGCGCTCTCTCCATCTAA
- a CDS encoding phage portal protein, which translates to MGPDDYVRARRGFYSAEGFVPAGSTMSRPSPSNVTDGRFFGDEVWAAMSQLPMEANTPETAARVAAVFFCVSIIAEAVGSLGLEFKDDRGPRNDFPLANVLAYEPNPLQTGAEFWAAMAFTAVLRGEAFAEPTVGFDNVEIWPLNPLRVTSEWGERSMSLIYQSEQGTRRLLPQQLFWFTTLSDGTLRPMTPWKQAKGAIDFQLALEVGARAYFRNDRRPSGIVSTEQKLTDESHSRLKEGVAAWKKGGTPVFEQGVKYEAISSTNKDAELVDLFKQRTLELARYWRIPRSMVSDDGGNAGNNEQDTRSFVNWAVRPLTRRIEQAITVRMLPPDIRAEGIRAKFNLDSMLRGDAATQWRNAVLARTSTILSVNDIRTGWFNQPKINEPWADDPRCELNSNRAADTATGGETAPQDKVN; encoded by the coding sequence ATGGGTCCTGACGATTACGTCCGCGCCCGTCGCGGGTTTTACAGCGCCGAAGGCTTCGTGCCTGCTGGCTCGACTATGAGCCGCCCCTCGCCGTCCAACGTCACGGACGGACGCTTCTTCGGCGACGAAGTCTGGGCCGCGATGTCGCAGCTGCCGATGGAGGCGAACACGCCTGAGACGGCGGCACGCGTGGCGGCCGTGTTCTTCTGCGTGTCGATCATCGCGGAGGCGGTTGGCAGCCTCGGCCTTGAGTTCAAGGATGATCGCGGCCCGCGCAACGACTTCCCGCTGGCCAACGTGCTCGCCTACGAGCCGAACCCGTTGCAGACGGGGGCCGAGTTCTGGGCGGCCATGGCGTTCACCGCGGTGCTGCGTGGCGAGGCCTTCGCAGAGCCGACCGTCGGCTTCGACAATGTCGAGATCTGGCCGCTCAACCCGCTCCGCGTAACCTCGGAATGGGGCGAGCGGAGCATGTCGCTGATCTACCAGTCCGAGCAAGGTACGCGTCGGCTGCTGCCTCAACAGCTGTTCTGGTTCACCACGCTATCGGATGGCACCCTGCGGCCGATGACTCCGTGGAAGCAGGCCAAGGGTGCCATCGACTTCCAGCTGGCGCTGGAGGTCGGCGCCCGCGCCTATTTCCGGAATGATCGCCGCCCCTCTGGGATCGTGTCGACCGAGCAGAAGCTGACGGACGAATCTCACTCGCGCCTGAAGGAAGGTGTGGCCGCTTGGAAGAAGGGCGGCACGCCCGTGTTCGAGCAGGGCGTGAAGTACGAGGCTATCTCGTCCACGAACAAGGACGCCGAGCTTGTCGACCTGTTCAAGCAGCGCACGCTGGAGCTGGCGCGCTACTGGCGCATTCCGCGCTCGATGGTGTCGGACGATGGCGGAAACGCCGGGAACAACGAACAGGATACCCGGAGCTTCGTGAACTGGGCCGTTCGTCCTCTGACGCGCCGGATCGAGCAGGCAATCACCGTGCGGATGCTTCCGCCTGACATCCGCGCTGAAGGTATCCGAGCCAAGTTCAACCTGGACAGCATGCTACGCGGCGATGCCGCAACTCAGTGGCGGAACGCCGTGCTGGCGCGCACGTCCACGATCCTGAGCGTCAACGACATCCGAACTGGGTGGTTCAATCAGCCCAAAATCAACGAACCTTGGGCTGATGATCCTCGGTGTGAGCTCAACAGCAACCGTGCCGCTGACACCGCCACGGGCGGTGAGACGGCGCCCCAAGACAAGGTGAACTAA
- a CDS encoding phage head closure protein, producing MPINSRELDRRITILRGAVEDTGFSKKVGAVEPIGGRWAKKTDVSDGERIAAAAQEQSITARFLVRHDDLTETVDGRDFLECEGRRYQVVSTKEARGRRVGIEISATALLPQR from the coding sequence ATGCCGATCAACAGCCGCGAGCTGGATCGCCGCATCACCATCCTACGAGGCGCGGTGGAGGACACCGGCTTCAGCAAAAAGGTGGGTGCGGTCGAGCCGATTGGTGGGCGCTGGGCGAAGAAGACCGATGTTAGCGATGGCGAGCGCATCGCCGCTGCCGCCCAAGAGCAGTCGATCACGGCTCGCTTTCTCGTCCGCCACGACGACTTGACGGAGACGGTCGACGGGCGGGACTTCCTCGAGTGTGAGGGGCGCCGCTATCAGGTGGTAAGCACCAAAGAAGCACGGGGCCGCCGCGTCGGCATCGAGATCAGCGCCACCGCGCTGCTGCCACAGCGGTGA